From the genome of bacterium:
CGCTCGCGTTGCACGATGCTCAAGGGCAGGACGAAGTCGGGCTGCTGATCGTTCCGCATCGGTACGTACAGCGAGGCCCGCACGGCGTCGATGCCGCCGTCCACGCCGACCACCGAACCGAGCCGGGTCTCGAGTCCGCGCAGGACGTTCTCGTAGCGCATGTACGCGGAACAGCCCTCTCCGGTCAGGGAACCGTCGGGCGCCTTGTAGACCATGCGACCGGTCACATACCCGACGTCCGGGTCGGCGAACGGTTCGACGAGGCGGCGCAGGGCCGACGGACCGTACAGGGAGTTCGCGTCGGAAAAGACCAGCAGTTCGCCCGCGGCGTTGGCCGCGGCCAGGTTCAGGGCGGCCGTCTTGCCCGCGCGCGGTTCCTGCCGCAAGAGGCGTATCGCGCGGCCCGTCCCGTCGGCCACCCTCTGCACGATCCCTTCCGTGCCGTCGTCCGAAGCGTCGGAGACGACGATGATCTCGACCCTGTCGGAAGGATAATCCAACGACAGCTTGTTGCGCAGCGTGTGCTCGATACAGGCGGCCTCGTTGAAGGCGGCGATGATGATCGTCACCGACGGCGTGCCCTCGGCGCAGCGCACGTCGCGGCTGCGCAGAGCTGCGATCAGGGCGCACAGGACCGGATAGCCGGCATACACGTACACCAGCATGAACACACAGAATGCGAATACGATCGACATCGACGGATCCTGTCTTCAGACGACTCCGGCCCTGCGCAACTCCTGCGCGTAATGATCCTGGTGCTCGGCCACGCAGCCGCTCCAGTCGAAACTCTCCTCGGCGACGGCGCGGGCCCTGAGGGTCAACATCAGCCGGGTCTTCTTCTCCTCCACCAGGCGCGTCATGGCGCTGGCGAGAGCCACCACGTTTCCCGGCGGGATCAGCAATCCCGTCTCGCCGTCGTGGATCACCTCCAGGTTCCCGCCGACCGAAGTGGCGATCACGGCGCATCCTCGCAACATGTACTCCAGCACGGCGTTGCTGAAGCCCTCCGAGTCCGAGCATATCACGCCGACGGCCAGCTTGCCCAGGTAGCCGGGCACGTCCTCGATCCGGCCGGCGAACACCGTGCAACGGGAGATGCCCAGCCCCGCCGCCAGGGTCTCGTACTCCGGCCGCAGCTCGCCGTCCCCGATCACGTGGAAGACGACCTCGGGGTGTCGGGCGTGCACGCGGGCAGCCGCGCGCAGGAACAGATCGGTCCTCTTGACGCGCCTGTTGAGATTGCCCACGATGCCGATCGACACCTCCGATTCGAGATGCTCCACGAACCGGTATTCATTCGTATCGACACCATTGTAGACGACCTTAATCCGAGATGGATCCAGGTGGTCTTTTCGACTCACGTGATGCTTGACGGCCTGCGAGTTGGCCATGAAGCCCGTCGCCAGCGGATACGCCCGGCGCATCAGGAACACCTGCAGCGGCGTCCGCCAGAAGCCCAGATCCCGGAAGGAGATCAGCCTCACCGGAACCCGGCCCAGGCGGGCGGCCGGCAGGGCCACCAGGGTAGGGTCCTGGAAGAACGAGTGGACGACGGCCACGCCCTCGGTGGAAACATGTCGGGCGAGACGGCGCACGGACGCCAAACCCCCGGGCGACAACAGACGCGACACGTTCAGTTCCAGGCATGGGCAGGCGACCTCGTTCAGATAATCGCTCGAAGGGCGCAAGGTGCATAGCTGCGGCTGGAAGAGCTCCCTGTCGAGACGATTGATCAGACCGACCAGCTGTTTCTCCGTGCCACCGCGGCCGATGCTCTCTATGCAGTACAGGATCTTGTGCGGGGCCATTCTCCTCTCCTGTCGGGGTCCGGGCGCCGGTGGCGTTCCGAACCGCGGGTCAGTGTGGCACATGGCGGGGGGGAGCGGAAGATGTTTCCCGCTCTCGACAAAACGTGCCGGACAGGTTAACTCTGAAAGCGTCGTGCGCCTCCGTATTGCAACCACGAGGATTCCGCGAAGCCATGAACGACGCGTCCCTGGTCTCCGTCATCACCGCCACGTACAACATGGGCCGCTACGTGGCCGGCACGATCGACTCCATCCTGGCGCAGACCCACCCTGCCGTGGAGGTCATCGTCGTCGACGACGGCTCCACCGACGATACGCCTGCGGTGCTGTCCCGCTACTCGGCAGACGCGCGCGTGAAGATCGTGCGCCAGGACAACGCGGGCCAGACCGTGGCCAAGAACCGGGGCCTGCGCGAGGCCACCGGCGAGTTCGTCGGCTTCTGCGACGCCGACGACCTGTGGCGGCCCGCGAAGCTCGCCCTGCAGTTGCCGCATTTCGAGGACGAGGACGTCGGCGTGGTCTACGGCAACTTCCAGTTCATCGACGGAGCGGGACGACCCATCGAGACCTATCGCCCCCCCACGTACAGCGGCCGCATCACGGCCGAGTTGCTGGTGGACAACTTCGTCCACTTCCCCACCGCCCTGGTCAGGCGCAGCATCATCGAGGAGGAGGGCGGCTTCGACGAATCGCTGTCCATGGGCATCGACTTCGACCTCTGGCTGCGCATCTCCGTGGATCACGACTTCCTCTTTCTGCCCGACATCCTGGTCGATTACCGCATCTGGGAAGGTCAGATGTCCCATCGCACCGGCGAGCGCCTCGACAATGCCTTCAAGCTGATGCACCGCTTCCTCGCGGACCACCCCGGCTGCGTCACCGGCGTCCAGAAACGGAGGGCCTGGGCTCATACCTACGTGTCGCGGGGCCTCTGGAAGACGCGCCGGGGCGAGCGGACCGCGGGCGCGGCCGACCTGGCCCGCGCCTTCGCTCAGCGACCCTGGGACCGCCGTCTCTGGACCTCCCTCGCCAAATTGTTGCTGCGGCGCCAGGTATGACGCCCCGGGAAAGGTGACATTTTCCCCCTAAAATGCTATAATTTCCCATTCACGCACCTACGAACCTTTCGGCACATGCAACGAGGCTAGCAACGATGGCTCGTCCGAGGATTCCCATCACCTGTCTGCTCGCGCTTCTGGCTACATGCACCGCGACCTCGGCCGGGACCGTGCAGTCACTCTGGCACGATCCCGCCGACTTCATCTACAACGAGGATCGGGTCGACTGCCACTGGTCGTTCAGCGCCGGCACGGATTCGGTGCAGGTCGACTTCCACGACGGCAGCACCGTCACCATCACGCCCGACCAGACGCCGTACCGGCACATCTACGGCGACGCCGGACGTTACGACCTCACCTTGACCGTCTGGGAGGACGGCGTGGCCGAGCCTTACGACGAACAGAACTTCGTGTTCGTCCGCCAGCGACCTCTCCCCGGCAACAACTACATGTTCCTGCACCATTCCACCGGACGGAACCTGATCACCGACAGCGGCGTGCGCAGCCTGCTGAATCTGCACAACGACCGGTACGGCACGGCCATCGAGCTCTGGGATCACGACTACCACAGCGGCAACTCGTACACCGGCATCATCCTGCCGGACAGCACCGTGTACAGCGACTGGTCCTACGGCGAGGAGGCCAACGACATCCAGCCGGGCGGCTACTACTCGATCTTCACGGGTGTGGCCAGCGCCTTCCGCGATTCGCTGCTCAACCGCCACGACGTGATCGTCATGAAGAACGACCACCAGACAGGCGACATCATCCACGACGGACAGCTGGCCGCCTACAAGTACTGGTACCTGCAGATCCGCAACGTGCTGGACCAGCACCCGGAAAAGCGCTTCATCCTGGTCTCGGGTCCGCCGCGCCGTCCCGAGGACATCACCAACAACGAGGCGGACCGCGCCCGCGTGTTCTACGACTGGCTGCAGAGCCCCGAGTTCATGAACGGGCATTCCAATATCTCGTTCTTCGACCTCTTCGACTATCTGGCCTATCCCGACGACCCCAGCGATCCGCAGCGCAACATGCTGCGCTCGCAGTACCGTCGTCCCTACGGCGAGACCGACAGCCACCCCAACGAATACGCCAACAGCGTGATCGGTCCCCTCTTCGCCGGCATGCTGATCCGCGTCGCCGACCCCTCCTGGATCAGCGTCGTGTCGGACGTCCCCCAGCCGACCGCGGCGCTGCAGCTCCATCCCAACCATCCCAATCCGTTCAACCCCAGCACCGCGATCGCCTACGACCTGGAGCGGCCGGGCCTGACCAGCCTGGGCATTTTCGACTTGTCGGGACGGCTGATCCGCAGCATCCTGACACCGACGATGCAGCAAGCGGGCAATTACGCGCTGCGGTGGGACGGAACCGATGATCGGGGCAGGGCCCTGCCGTCGGGCGTGTACCTGTACCGCCTGCACAGCGGGAGCGACGCGGCGAGCCGCCGCATGGTCCTC
Proteins encoded in this window:
- a CDS encoding glycosyltransferase family 2 protein, which codes for MSIVFAFCVFMLVYVYAGYPVLCALIAALRSRDVRCAEGTPSVTIIIAAFNEAACIEHTLRNKLSLDYPSDRVEIIVVSDASDDGTEGIVQRVADGTGRAIRLLRQEPRAGKTAALNLAAANAAGELLVFSDANSLYGPSALRRLVEPFADPDVGYVTGRMVYKAPDGSLTGEGCSAYMRYENVLRGLETRLGSVVGVDGGIDAVRASLYVPMRNDQQPDFVLPLSIVQRERRVVYQPHALLYEESLSVASDEFRMRTRVALRAWHALKDKAVLLNPFRHGFYAWQLFSHKWLRYLAPVFQLCALVANAALVGTAPIWNAFFALQVAFYALASVGLLLKGRRLPPPLSFPFYLCLLNGAAGNALIRFLRGERQITWTPRT
- a CDS encoding glycosyltransferase, with amino-acid sequence MAPHKILYCIESIGRGGTEKQLVGLINRLDRELFQPQLCTLRPSSDYLNEVACPCLELNVSRLLSPGGLASVRRLARHVSTEGVAVVHSFFQDPTLVALPAARLGRVPVRLISFRDLGFWRTPLQVFLMRRAYPLATGFMANSQAVKHHVSRKDHLDPSRIKVVYNGVDTNEYRFVEHLESEVSIGIVGNLNRRVKRTDLFLRAAARVHARHPEVVFHVIGDGELRPEYETLAAGLGISRCTVFAGRIEDVPGYLGKLAVGVICSDSEGFSNAVLEYMLRGCAVIATSVGGNLEVIHDGETGLLIPPGNVVALASAMTRLVEEKKTRLMLTLRARAVAEESFDWSGCVAEHQDHYAQELRRAGVV
- a CDS encoding glycosyltransferase encodes the protein MNDASLVSVITATYNMGRYVAGTIDSILAQTHPAVEVIVVDDGSTDDTPAVLSRYSADARVKIVRQDNAGQTVAKNRGLREATGEFVGFCDADDLWRPAKLALQLPHFEDEDVGVVYGNFQFIDGAGRPIETYRPPTYSGRITAELLVDNFVHFPTALVRRSIIEEEGGFDESLSMGIDFDLWLRISVDHDFLFLPDILVDYRIWEGQMSHRTGERLDNAFKLMHRFLADHPGCVTGVQKRRAWAHTYVSRGLWKTRRGERTAGAADLARAFAQRPWDRRLWTSLAKLLLRRQV
- a CDS encoding T9SS type A sorting domain-containing protein — its product is MARPRIPITCLLALLATCTATSAGTVQSLWHDPADFIYNEDRVDCHWSFSAGTDSVQVDFHDGSTVTITPDQTPYRHIYGDAGRYDLTLTVWEDGVAEPYDEQNFVFVRQRPLPGNNYMFLHHSTGRNLITDSGVRSLLNLHNDRYGTAIELWDHDYHSGNSYTGIILPDSTVYSDWSYGEEANDIQPGGYYSIFTGVASAFRDSLLNRHDVIVMKNDHQTGDIIHDGQLAAYKYWYLQIRNVLDQHPEKRFILVSGPPRRPEDITNNEADRARVFYDWLQSPEFMNGHSNISFFDLFDYLAYPDDPSDPQRNMLRSQYRRPYGETDSHPNEYANSVIGPLFAGMLIRVADPSWISVVSDVPQPTAALQLHPNHPNPFNPSTAIAYDLERPGLTSLGIFDLSGRLIRSILTPTMQQAGNYALRWDGTDDRGRALPSGVYLYRLHSGSDAASRRMVLVR